TCCATTCTAAAGCACTAAATGCATTTGGACCGGCGGATAGCCGATAGAGTTTACCAGGGTTAATAAAACCCTTATATTCATATTATCATATAGATTGCATGGTCCATAACGAATTCACAAACAATATTGGGTGTAGGTGTATTAGGCCCAGTTGGCGAGTTACCAATATCTGAGATAATGTTTGCCTAGGTTACCCAGTTCCTTCCTATGGGCCTAACTTTTGTTGAAGTTAATTACCTTCgattaaatcaatcaaacagTACAGGGTTTTCTAcgaaccgaactgaaccgaaccgaaccgaaccactaaagaaaagaaaagtagaAAACTGAAAACGAAAAAAGGACGAGCTTCTCCTCAACGGCGCGTAACTCTCACGCGTACGTCCACATAAACGAGTCGAGCGATCTCTCGCTGATAATCGATCGTAGACAGAGAGATGTGGGTATTCTACTTGATCTCGTTGCCTCTAACCCTAGGATTAGTTGTATTCACGCTCCGTTACTTCGCCGGACCTGAGATTCCTCGGTACGTTCTAATCACCGTCGGATACACCTGGTTCTGCTCCGTCTCCGTCATCATCCTCGCTCCTGCCGACATATGGACGGTAAACATTTGGTTCCGATTACGATCGAACTGTTAGTTTACGAGCAGAAAGCTTTGCATCTGGATTATATAATGCGAAGAGTCGTGTTGTTTGATGTGGAATTGAAATCGATAAGAGGTTACAATAGGTTTGAGATTTAGCTGAAGAATGTAGGCTTATTTATCTGAAAGACTCGCTCAAGTGAACTATCAGAATAAGGAatcattttgtattttgcagACACTGTCTCTGCCACCTAATCATCCTGAGAATGGTGCCATTTCCTTCTTGTGGAGTTGGTCATACTGGAGTACCTTCCTTCTCACCTGGTATGAACTCCTCAACTTCCTTCTGTGCCTTTACTCTTCTTACACTTTGTTCAAATCAGTATAATGTGCCCTCCCTTTGATCAAATCCATCTTTCAGCATGACAGCATGTGTCCCGTTTGTGATCAAACAAGTTTATCTTTACGTGTAAACCAATGGAAGTTTGCCTTTCATATGGTTCTGATGTAGATCTGGCCTTGTTGGTAGTATTTCAAGTGCACCCCTAACAATCCATCGTCATTGTTTTTTTAGCAACTAGGGTATATCTACCTCATATATTAAACTATGCTTTCTCTAAGCAGGGCTGTGGTGCCCCTTATTCAGGGTTTCGAAGATGCTGGGGACTTTACCGTCTCAGAGAGACTGAAGACTAGCCTGCATGTCAACTTAGTTTTCTATCTTGTTCTCGGATTCGTTGGTCTTCTCGGTCTTATCCTTCTCATCATGATGCACAGGAACTGGTAAACTGTTCCTTCATGATCGAATCTGTTTATGTATTGGCTTCCGTATCTCTCCAGACTTTCATCAGCTATTCTCTTAGAAGATGCTTAGTCGCTCATTATTAATTTAGCAGTATATGGCAGTTCATGGAAGTATGTGACGTGGCTTTCTTGTATGTTGACAGGAAAGGGAGCATTCTTGGTTATGCTATGGCATGCTCAAATACCTTTGGGCTGGTCACTGGTGCATTTCTTCTTGGCTTTGGCTTGAGCGAAATCCCTAAGACGCTGTGGAGGAATGCAGACTGGACCACCCGCCAAAAAGTTCTCTCTCACAAGATTGCCAAAATTGCTGTGAAACTTGATAATGCCCATCAAGAACTTTCAAACGCGATTGTAGTAAGTATTATTTGGGCTAAGCAACTTTGTTTTCTCCTTTCTCAGATATTGCCTCTGTGCTTCAGAGTAGATTATGTATGTCACCTAAGATCATGACTCTCATTTTGTATGTCACCTTAGATCTCTTCATGTAGTTAGTACCTTAAGGTTTTAGCAATCCAAATAAGTGTACGCTTTGCCCCCTTAAGAAACCGTGACTGTCTGCGTGTCAGAATTTTAATCACGTCATAACCAATGCCTTGTTAGGTTGCTCAAGCGACTTCTACTCAGATGTCCAAGCGTGATCCTATGAGACCATACATGAATGTGATCGATGCTATGCTGGCTAAGATGGTAACTTCCCCCCAATCCTTATATTATGAACACACAGTGGTGTTTCAATGATGATTCTATATACCAGTTTAGGGAAGACCCATCATTTAAGCCTCAAGGTGGTCAACTGGGTGAAAACGATATGGACTATGATACAGATGAGAAATCAATGGCAACATTAAGGCGGCACCTTCGAAATGCTAAAGAGGAATATTATAGATATAAAAGGTATGGAGAGCTTTCTCATGGCAATATTTAGAAATCTCGTTCAGTTTTATAGACTTTGTAACTGCTGCATTATTTAGAAATTTGTACTTATGTGTCACTATGGTTGTTTGCAGCGAGTATCTGACGTATGTTACAGAGGCCCTTGTTCTTGAAGACACAATGAAGAACTATGAACGGCGTGATTCAACTGGATGGTGGGTGGCGTTTCATCTCTCATACAATATGTAAATCTCTTTGTCGTTTATCTCTACCTTAAACAGCTTTCATGCACCAATTTTCAGGAAATATATTTCGAGCTTCAGAACCAGTCGAAGCGGAAAATGGAGGAATCTTCTTGATACATTGGGTAACCTCCTTTACACATTCTGTACTCATTAAGTCATTTGATCTCTGAACCTGATAAACGCGTTGCTTAAATATGAAAGTTCATAAAGATACCCACTTCGGAAAGAATACAGTATGAAAACATCCTCTAGAGGGGTTGCTAATTggattgattgttttttttctaaattaagatttcattgttttgttttaaattggGATTTGATTGGTTAAAATGCATGACAATACTTTTGCTAATTGTTGCTTTTGCCAGAATTTATATGGAGGTGTCTGCTGAAGAAACATATACAAATGATGTTAGCAATAGTTACGGGGATTATGTCAGCTGCAATTCTTTTAGCTGAGGCAACTCTCCTTCTTAGTAAACTGGACTTATCTCTCTTCTCAATCCTTATTAGGTTTGTCAAATCCGATGAACTGCTAGTGCAGGTACGTTGGTACTCTACATTTTAGGTTAAACCTCTCTTGCTTCTTTGCACTTAAATCCTGATCATTTTGGTTTCAGGCATTTGCTTTTGTACCTTTAGTGTATATGTGTATCTGTACATATTATTCACTCTTCAAAATTGGGATGCTGATGATTTATTCCTTGACCCCTCGACAAACAAGTTCTGTTAATCTACTAATGATTTGCTCGTAAGTGATAACTTTTCTTCTCCTATTTATGAAAGAAAAATAAGGTAGATGcttatataaaaatgttttgtatgtATCTCTGTAGGATGATTGCTCGATATGCGCCGCCAATATCTTATAATTTCATTAATCTCATTCAACTTCGTTCCGAAACTATATTTGAGAAGGTAATACTTATAAATCTCCCTTTGTGCATTTCCTGGTCTTAGAAGTCTAAAGAAGCCGGCGCTATAATTGCGTTTGGTTTTCATTTGGTTCTGCAGAAAATGGGTAGAATCGATGACGCTGTTCCGGTCTTTGGACAACGGTTCAATGAAATATATCCTCTCATAATGGTTATCTACACACTACTGGTTGCAAGCAATTTCTTTGATCGCGTATTTAATTACTTCGGTAGCTGgaaaaagtttaaatttcaaACAGAGACCGACGATATGGACGGTTTTGATCCTTCGGGattaatgattttgaagaaAGGTaaaagagaaaaccatagtcaTCTGTTTCTATGTTGAGCTTTGATCGATAACTCATACTTTAATATAATTCCTCTTCTTATATATTCGTTAAGAACGAACATGGCTTGAGGAAGGACAAAAGGTTGGCGAGCTTGTTCTTCCATTAGCAAGGAACTTCAACGATGTTGATGACGTTGAACAAGGAAGCAATTTCTCTGTAAGTTTATGTCAACTTCTAACCAATTTTAACCTTGTTCCAAAAGCCTGACTATATTTTGTTATCTTTGGAGCAGGaacattcttcagttgaaatgaAGATGTCGTCCAGCTATGACACAATGAAAGGAAGTTCATCAAATGATGATATTTCCCGTAGATACGGATCAGCTAGAGAAGCAATCACTAACAAATATGCAGCTATCAGAGAACAACAGAACAGATACTCGCCATCCCCTGTCTCAAAGTCAGAGAACATGGCTTCAGCTAAAGTGTCTTTACTCGAAACAGACAGTTCGGGACGAAGTAATGGCGAAGGTGGAGGAGGATCAGGAGAGTCGTCTTCTCGTTTGGCTTCAACATGGAGAAACATGAAAGTAGGAATCCAGAGTTTTAAAGAGAATGTAGCCACCAAGAAGTTTCTTCCACTAAGGCAAGGTCCAGaatcaacaacaacagcaaccAGCACAAGAGTGATGAATCCATCAAGGCCGCAGTCATTAGATGATATATTCCAGAGACTGAAAAACCGGTCAGTAGAACACGGGCACTaccttgatgatgatgatgatgatgatgatgatgaaagcTGAGTGAGAGAAAGCGAAAAGAGCAAGCATTAGATTTGTTCACTATAGTGTAGGGAAAAGTTACAAGTCACTGATGAAAAGGAAAATGCTAACATGAAATGTTATAAAACTCATAACCGAACATTTGGAGTTGTAGAGTGTCCCATTTTTTGGGTCGTGGGTTTTATATGCTTACAGTTATTAGGAACATGTTATATACTGTTGGACTGTATCTTTATATGCTCAAAAACTTAAGGAATTTAATTGATAAACCACCAACTATGATTTCTTTTAGAAATATGTTACAGGTTATAACTGTTGGAtcgtatatttaaaaaaaactcataaataagTCTGTTGTAAGTCTTAGAGAAATCAAATTTATGATGTcaatgaaggaaaaaaaaaaaacaacacgtGAGATGAGCCATGGGTGATCGATCAGGTGGAttgcaaaaatataaaaataaatacattaagaTGATATGAACAAAAATCACGGATTTGTAGGTGAAAATCAAAATCGAAAATCCCATGAAGCTTTACGTTTCTTTAGtcaaaattgaaatcataaGAAACCAAACTCTAATTTCATACTATCAGAAAAAAATCACTTGATCATTACTTTCCACCATTAGACCTTTGTTTTTAATCTGTAACTGTACACaatcaaaatagaaaatatCTGAGTGAAAAAAAAGTCAGTCAGTTAGTTAAAACACGCGTTGCCGTGAAGTAACCAACCCACCAACGTCGGCACCACCGCCTTTCCCTTTCAGATGAAGCAACTTCTTCCAAAAaccagtcttcttcttcttcttcgaatcACTAACGTTATACGAATCCCTCGGAGCATGAGCCATAGATCTGCTTTTCTTCAGCCCTTCCATCAGATTACCACTCAACGCTTCCCTCACAGCGAACGACATCGACATCGAACCAGCTCTCCGGTGGTGATCTTTAACCGCAGTCGGCGGCGACGAGGGAGAAGCCGAAACGGTGGTGGATGAGGAACTCGATCGGTTTGTGATGTAGTACGACGTCGTCGTATGGGGTAAGCGAGAGAGTTTATCTCTTAAACAAGAAGGGCATACTCCTTCGCTGCCTTGGTGCTTGTGTTTTCTGCAGTCCATTttgttcttcttcgtcttcgacCTCTCTTGAGAGGGGTCTATCTATATgtattgtaattttatatatgcGCGCACGTGTGTACGTACGTGTGTATTATTGCCACGTTTACATCAACGGCGGTATAACCAAAGAATGTTCAGTAAGGTTTTCCCTTTAATGACCGGGCTTTCGCAGAAGATAACAGCTTTTGACGTTATAAGTAAACGACCACCTCAATTCAATAAAATGACGATTTTATTATTTGCGTCATTAAACTACAATAACCTATGTGGATCttaattagattttaatttggatggtaaaaataattaattaggaaaaatattttttaacacttggttaaatatattaattcgataAATTAGCTTAACCTGTTAAATCTGCATTTTTTCCTGCATGATCTGCTTGATTTACGTTTTGGGTTTGATTTGCGTTATCTTGATCTGCATACCATTCGAAACCATTATCTTAAAATTATTACTATCCTCTAATGATAAAAATCCTTAACCTGAATTTTGAACCgtacccgaaccgaaaaactgATTTGTACCAAATccaaattgtaaaaaaaaaagtacctaAATGGGTTTTGTAGGgtgttataaaacatatttaaaccaaaagtgttattaaccgaacccaaACGGGTGAAAAATCTAGAAAATATCTGAAAAAACCAAACTGAATGTCCAGATTATTATACAAATTGTTATAtaaacaattattattattattttaattaaaaagaaacattttataaaaaaatatttaaaaatataaaatatgttcatgtgttataatatatatgaaagaacaatatatatatatatatatatagatacatagtacaatatattttattctataaaaatataaagtattttaaaataaccttttgatttataaatatattaaattaaaatataaattgttaaatagcttgCATGAATtcattaaactattaatataaaatatcataatataaCAACAACTTTTTTGTAAACAgtattagttattttattaatgttaatTGTTATcaataatacaaataaaataattatagttatatattttagatgatacaaaaataatatatatgtaaaacacaaatattatatattatttttattaataatagtaggtaaattattatatgaaaacagaaaactataataaaatatagaaatatattagAAGAGAATATGTGATTATTCTTAAATAAAGTAATTTACCTACACATTAATAAGTTAACAATAAagtaatataaaacattaaccgaaagagaaaaaaaaaatctgcatgCATGTGATTGGTCTTCTGCATGGTTTCagcctctatttttttttctctccataTCAAAAACATTAGCACTAACATTAATCTGCATCCAGATTCCAGATCatcaaatagtttataatttaattttgttgtgCATTGAAAATATTGAATGAGAAATAAAATGCAGATCAATCTGCATCAAAAATGTACTGCATTTAATCTGCATTTATATTGGCTTCGAATGGAACGCAGATCAAATAAATGCAGATCAAACAAAAAATGCAGATCATGCAGAATAAATGCAGatcatgcagatcaagcagaacaaatgcagatcaaactaatttaataaattatcataattaaATACATGTTGAATTTTTCAATAAAAGTTAAATATCTCAACAAAGtacaatttattataaataagtaataagtataatttgacataaataacaaaaaatatcatcattctaataaatatagtaaaattgtaaattatatgaaaatttatcacaattacaaaaattataaagagtATTCTTGTTTTGctcttattttttgtatttttatttaagttttcgGTTCTTTATTACCAGTTGTTTCAACTATAGAATTAATTAAGCATGTGTATAAATACTGAGAACAGAGAACCGAAccagaaccaaaccgaaataacaaacccaaaactaaagttcaaaaataaccgaatggttcctatattttttagccaaaaaaatgaaaccaaaccaaagtaattataatatttagtatTAGAAATACCAAATATTCTAAACATATTACTTTACACCGAActatagaaaaaaattcaaaatactcgaatattttttataaagtattttaaattatctaaaatatccTAAAGAACCGAATTACTCGAAtagtttttatccaaaatattaaaatgcaaaattaattaaataaaatatgaaaatacatgcatATGTTATAAT
This genomic interval from Brassica napus cultivar Da-Ae chromosome A6, Da-Ae, whole genome shotgun sequence contains the following:
- the LOC106347986 gene encoding LMBR1 domain-containing protein 2 homolog A-like isoform X1, with the protein product MWVFYLISLPLTLGLVVFTLRYFAGPEIPRYVLITVGYTWFCSVSVIILAPADIWTTLSLPPNHPENGAISFLWSWSYWSTFLLTWAVVPLIQGFEDAGDFTVSERLKTSLHVNLVFYLVLGFVGLLGLILLIMMHRNWKGSILGYAMACSNTFGLVTGAFLLGFGLSEIPKTLWRNADWTTRQKVLSHKIAKIAVKLDNAHQELSNAIVVAQATSTQMSKRDPMRPYMNVIDAMLAKMFREDPSFKPQGGQLGENDMDYDTDEKSMATLRRHLRNAKEEYYRYKSEYLTYVTEALVLEDTMKNYERRDSTGWKYISSFRTSRSGKWRNLLDTLEFIWRCLLKKHIQMMLAIVTGIMSAAILLAEATLLLSKLDLSLFSILIRFVKSDELLVQAFAFVPLVYMCICTYYSLFKIGMLMIYSLTPRQTSSVNLLMICSMIARYAPPISYNFINLIQLRSETIFEKKMGRIDDAVPVFGQRFNEIYPLIMVIYTLLVASNFFDRVFNYFGSWKKFKFQTETDDMDGFDPSGLMILKKERTWLEEGQKVGELVLPLARNFNDVDDVEQGSNFSQEHSSVEMKMSSSYDTMKGSSSNDDISRRYGSAREAITNKYAAIREQQNRYSPSPVSKSENMASAKVSLLETDSSGRSNGEGGGGSGESSSRLASTWRNMKVGIQSFKENVATKKFLPLRQGPESTTTATSTRVMNPSRPQSLDDIFQRLKNRSVEHGHYLDDDDDDDDDES
- the LOC106347986 gene encoding LMBR1 domain-containing protein 2 homolog A-like isoform X2, whose protein sequence is MWVFYLISLPLTLGLVVFTLRYFAGPEIPRYVLITVGYTWFCSVSVIILAPADIWTTLSLPPNHPENGAISFLWSWSYWSTFLLTWAVVPLIQGFEDAGDFTVSERLKTSLHVNLVFYLVLGFVGLLGLILLIMMHRNWKGSILGYAMACSNTFGLVTGAFLLGFGLSEIPKTLWRNADWTTRQKVLSHKIAKIAVKLDNAHQELSNAIVVAQATSTQMSKRDPMRPYMNVIDAMLAKMFREDPSFKPQGGQLGENDMDYDTDEKSMATLRRHLRNAKEEYYRYKSEYLTYVTEALVLEDTMKNYERRDSTGWKYISSFRTSRSGKWRNLLDTLEFIWRCLLKKHIQMMLAIVTGIMSAAILLAEATLLLSKLDLSLFSILIRFVKSDELLVQAFAFVPLVYMCICTYYSLFKIGMLMIYSLTPRQTSSVNLLMICSMIARYAPPISYNFINLIQLRSETIFEKKMGRIDDAVPVFGQRFNEIYPLIMVIYTLLVASNFFDRVFNYFGSWKKFKFQTETDDMDGFDPSGLMILKKERTWLEEGQKVGELVLPLARNFNDVDDVEQGSNFSEHSSVEMKMSSSYDTMKGSSSNDDISRRYGSAREAITNKYAAIREQQNRYSPSPVSKSENMASAKVSLLETDSSGRSNGEGGGGSGESSSRLASTWRNMKVGIQSFKENVATKKFLPLRQGPESTTTATSTRVMNPSRPQSLDDIFQRLKNRSVEHGHYLDDDDDDDDDES
- the LOC106347987 gene encoding uncharacterized protein LOC106347987, with the protein product MDCRKHKHQGSEGVCPSCLRDKLSRLPHTTTSYYITNRSSSSSTTVSASPSSPPTAVKDHHRRAGSMSMSFAVREALSGNLMEGLKKSRSMAHAPRDSYNVSDSKKKKKTGFWKKLLHLKGKGGGADVGGLVTSRQRVF